One stretch of Lysobacter sp. KIS68-7 DNA includes these proteins:
- a CDS encoding Bax inhibitor-1/YccA family protein: MLRTGNPALKETTFLDLSSGTVVSRDGEAMTLNGTVHRTAVLLFLAVLTAAFAWNSVAIGPEGPSANFGLYLWGGLIGGLVFAFATIFKPAWSPVTAPLYALFEGLFLGAISALYDARFNGIVLQAVMLTTGTLFALLFAYRSGLIKATENFKLGVVAATGGIALIYLATIALSFFGIRIPYIHESGLIGIGFSLFVVVVAALNLVLDFDFIEQGVERGAPKHMEWYGAFGLMVTLVWLYVEFLRLLAKLRK, translated from the coding sequence ATGCTCCGAACCGGCAACCCGGCACTCAAGGAAACCACGTTCCTGGACCTCTCCAGCGGCACGGTCGTCTCCCGCGACGGCGAGGCGATGACGCTCAACGGAACGGTCCACCGCACTGCGGTGCTCCTCTTCCTCGCGGTCCTCACCGCGGCCTTCGCCTGGAACAGCGTCGCGATCGGACCCGAAGGCCCCTCGGCCAATTTCGGCTTGTATCTCTGGGGCGGCCTGATCGGCGGGCTCGTGTTCGCCTTCGCGACCATCTTCAAGCCGGCCTGGTCGCCGGTCACCGCGCCGCTGTACGCGCTGTTCGAAGGCCTGTTCCTCGGCGCGATTTCCGCGCTGTACGACGCACGCTTCAACGGCATCGTGCTGCAGGCGGTGATGCTGACGACCGGCACGCTGTTCGCCCTGCTGTTCGCGTACCGCAGCGGCCTGATCAAGGCGACGGAGAACTTCAAGCTCGGCGTGGTCGCCGCCACCGGCGGCATCGCGCTGATCTACCTGGCGACGATCGCGCTGTCGTTCTTCGGCATCCGCATCCCGTACATCCACGAGTCGGGCCTGATCGGCATCGGCTTCAGCCTGTTCGTCGTCGTCGTGGCCGCGCTCAACCTCGTGCTCGATTTCGACTTCATCGAGCAGGGCGTCGAACGGGGCGCACCGAAGCACATGGAGTGGTACGGCGCGTTCGGCCTGATGGTGACGCTGGTGTGGCTGTACGTCGAATTCCTGCGCCTGCTCGCGAAGTTGCGCAAGTAA
- a CDS encoding nuclear transport factor 2 family protein, producing the protein MRGRCLALIVATSALLATSLAFAGEDPALQKRSADFQAAEGRFDAEASAAFWAPDAVGQMHGAPQFQGSTEILEAYKGWFSQSGVKKLVGTPKHIEVSGDLAYEIGVNDIVYGTPNGDVEDVGKYLLVWKRIDGQWYVAALTANSDAPAPKPVAKTDAAAATPKPESTAK; encoded by the coding sequence ATGCGTGGACGTTGCCTTGCCCTGATCGTCGCCACCAGCGCCTTGCTCGCGACTTCCCTCGCCTTCGCCGGCGAAGACCCGGCCCTGCAGAAGCGCAGCGCGGACTTCCAGGCCGCCGAGGGCCGTTTCGACGCCGAGGCCTCCGCCGCGTTCTGGGCACCCGACGCCGTGGGCCAGATGCACGGCGCGCCGCAATTCCAGGGCAGCACGGAAATCCTGGAAGCCTACAAGGGATGGTTCAGCCAGTCGGGCGTCAAGAAGCTGGTGGGCACGCCCAAGCACATCGAAGTCTCTGGCGACCTCGCCTACGAGATCGGCGTCAACGACATCGTGTACGGCACGCCGAACGGCGATGTCGAAGACGTCGGCAAGTACCTGCTCGTGTGGAAGCGCATCGACGGCCAGTGGTATGTCGCGGCGTTGACCGCCAACAGCGATGCCCCCGCCCCGAAGCCCGTGGCCAAGACCGACGCTGCGGCTGCGACGCCGAAGCCCGAATCCACCGCGAAGTAA
- a CDS encoding DUF1254 domain-containing protein, with product MASQQPNPAAAQIHSVDTPIGNLSFESGLPTEDTVAKLFDSIDFQRACQAYIWGLPLVGFATFQRFYYQALGAGDGDIVSLQTYREKLGWLTPNATTPYIVSYINLTRTGPLVIDLPAGPNGSIVSDAWEHAVTDMGQTGPDKGAGAKYLIVAPEQAGLKDTTGYLVFPSTTNNISLGFRALDPDPVKAQQWLESVRIYPYSQREQPPQQKFLTLAGKTYLQAQPRGLAYWELLADIINQEPVQERDRIVMATLKPLGIEKGKPFRPDARQKKILEDGAFVGEAMAKANSFYKRFPGSRYRADAQWDYVLCVDWTAETEFYRQLDELSAYTYEACGTSKGMVIKTPGVGQAYLGTYHSKDGHAFDGSNTYRLRVPRNAPAKNFWCVTAYDLDTRAYIENKEEIPERSSRMDLLKNADGSVDIYFAPEAPSGFEKNWLPTIPGKAWFTYLRLYGPTETYFDKSWPLPDIEQVK from the coding sequence ATGGCATCGCAACAACCGAATCCCGCCGCAGCACAGATCCACAGCGTGGACACTCCTATTGGCAATCTGTCATTCGAGAGTGGCCTGCCGACTGAAGACACGGTGGCCAAGCTCTTCGACAGCATCGACTTCCAGCGCGCATGTCAGGCGTATATCTGGGGCCTGCCCCTGGTCGGCTTTGCTACGTTTCAACGGTTTTATTACCAAGCACTCGGAGCAGGCGACGGTGACATCGTCTCCCTTCAAACGTATCGCGAGAAGCTTGGTTGGTTAACGCCAAACGCTACGACGCCTTACATCGTCAGCTACATCAATCTCACCCGTACCGGACCCCTCGTCATCGACCTGCCAGCCGGACCCAACGGCAGCATCGTCAGTGATGCCTGGGAGCACGCAGTGACGGATATGGGGCAGACCGGACCGGATAAAGGGGCGGGTGCAAAATATCTCATCGTCGCTCCCGAACAGGCTGGATTGAAAGACACGACGGGCTACCTCGTGTTTCCTTCAACGACGAATAACATTTCCCTCGGCTTCCGTGCCCTCGATCCCGATCCGGTCAAGGCGCAGCAGTGGCTCGAAAGTGTGCGTATCTACCCCTACAGTCAGCGCGAGCAGCCTCCGCAGCAGAAATTCCTGACGCTTGCGGGGAAGACATATCTACAGGCGCAGCCTAGGGGACTGGCCTATTGGGAATTGCTTGCGGACATCATTAACCAAGAGCCGGTGCAGGAGCGTGACCGCATCGTGATGGCGACTCTGAAGCCGCTGGGAATCGAAAAGGGGAAGCCGTTTCGTCCCGATGCACGCCAAAAGAAGATCTTGGAGGACGGCGCCTTCGTTGGCGAAGCGATGGCCAAGGCGAACTCGTTCTACAAACGCTTTCCCGGAAGCCGCTATCGAGCAGACGCGCAGTGGGACTACGTCCTATGCGTTGATTGGACTGCGGAAACGGAATTTTATCGACAACTGGACGAACTCTCCGCATACACCTACGAGGCTTGCGGGACGTCGAAAGGGATGGTCATCAAGACACCCGGTGTTGGTCAGGCGTACCTCGGGACCTATCATTCCAAGGACGGTCATGCGTTTGATGGCTCAAACACGTACCGCTTGCGCGTTCCACGCAACGCACCCGCAAAAAACTTTTGGTGCGTGACGGCCTACGACCTGGATACACGCGCCTACATCGAGAACAAGGAGGAGATCCCCGAGCGGTCGTCGCGCATGGACTTGCTCAAGAACGCTGATGGGAGCGTCGATATCTACTTTGCTCCGGAGGCCCCTTCCGGGTTCGAAAAGAACTGGCTTCCAACGATCCCAGGCAAGGCTTGGTTTACGTACTTGCGCCTATACGGTCCCACCGAGACATATTTCGACAAGAGCTGGCCTTTACCGGACATTGAGCAAGTGAAGTAA